In Platichthys flesus chromosome 20, fPlaFle2.1, whole genome shotgun sequence, a single genomic region encodes these proteins:
- the asb3 gene encoding ankyrin repeat and SOCS box protein 3 → MDFTECYGDTVSSVASAARSGCRHRLRRLIHGGHSLDCRDNRGWVALHEAAAAGSDGCVQEMLSAAGGGSSRGCRAYVNSLTHEGESACYLAAQRGHLAVVRLLLKAHSNINQLTNDSSCPLYAAVDGGHKEVVELLVRKGAEVNRTHTASCWTCLHQAVFKGHSDIVRILVNVCHLEALDDHDISPLFVAAQYGKQECLEILINAGANVNIQAADLATPLLIASQEGHQACVDLLLDHRADPNKACSNNWPQLPIHAAAEFGHIGVLRRLIAVTDRVCDRDDNMVSPLYIAIHSHQSSCVELLLREGYSPNAQDCTQSLGLSSPLSFALCHSSIQPYSESVRLLVAAGVCLAEETWVHALATDKTDLLELILEHRLIPRPDTLTRHCSVTYHPGKTVLTLQELRELICVALSQVRFAACWLPLLLKAGLEPSLLLQAHMLEHADSDALNHLLQFVNWSTLSTPLKQLLSQRKAEKTWEPFPDFDSIPHLSHICRLKLRAVLGPDRLMRTSAVQQLPVPSLLHSFLQFRDVPEASLSSPPASPLLDRIWVFQDAHQHRHVL, encoded by the exons ATGGACTTCACGGAGTGCTACGGAGACACCGTGTCCAGTGTCGCCTCCGCGGCCCGGTCCGGCTGCAGGCACCGGCTGAGGAGGCTGATCCACGGCGGCCACAGCCTGGACTGTCGGGACAACCGGGGCTGGGTCGCGCTGCACGAGGCTGCAGCCGCTGGAAGCGACGGGTGTGTGCAGGAGATGCTCTCTGCTGCAGGCG GAGGCTCCTCCCGGGGCTGCCGTGCGTATGTGAACTCCCTGACACATGAGGGGGAATCTGCTTGTTACCTGGCGGCTCAGCGTGGACACCTGGCCGTGGTCCGACTCCTCCTCAAAGCACATTCCAACATCAACCAGCTAACCAACGACTCGTCCTGTCCTCTGTATGCAG CCGTAGATGGGGGACACAAGGAGGttgtggagctgctggttcgTAAAGGTGCAGAAGtcaacagaacacacacagcgtCATGCTGGACCTGCCTTCATCAAGCTGTTTTCAAG GGTCACAGTGATATTGTGCGCATCCTGGTTAATGTCTGCCACCTGGAGGCGCTAGACGACCACGATATCTCGCCTCTGTTTGTGGCGGCTCAGTATGGGAAGCAGGAATGCCTTGAAATTCTCATTAATGCAG GTGCCAATGTGAACATCCAGGCAGCTGATCTAGCCACGCCCCTGCTGATTGCCTCTCAGGAGGGCCACCAGGCATGTGTGGACTTGTTGTTGGACCACAGGGCCGATCCTAACAAAGCCTGCTCTAACAACTGGCCCCAGCTTCCCATTCACGCTGCTGCTGAGTTTGGTCATATTGG TGTCCTCAGGAGGCTGATTGCTGTGACGGATCGTGTGTGTGACCGTGATGATAACATGGTGAGTCCTTTGTACATAGCCATCCACAGCCATCAGAGCAgctgtgtggagctgctctTAAGGGAAGGTTACAGTCCAAATGCCCAAGACTGCACACAAAGCCTGGGCCTCTCTTCCCCACTCTCCTTCGCCTTGTGCCATTCCTCCATCCAACCGTACAG TGAATCTGTGAGGTTGCTGGTAGCTGCTGGAGTCTGTTTGGCTGAGGAGACCTGGGTTCATGCCTTGGCCACAGATAAAACCGACCTGCTGGAGCTGATTCTGGAGCACAGATTGATCCCTCGACCCGACACTTTGACCCGACACTGTTCTGTAACGTATCATCCTGGGAAAACTGTGTTAACGCTTCAGGAACTGAGGGAGCTGATCTGTGTGGCACTCAGCCAGGTACGTTTTGCTGCCTGCTGGCTTCCCCTGCTGCTGAAGGCAGGACTGGAGCCTTCCCTCCTGCTTCAAGCACACAT GTTGGAACATGCAGACAGTGATGCGTTGAACCACCTCCTTCAGTTTGTCAACTGGTCAACTTTGTCTACTCCTTTAAAACAACTCCTGTCTCAAAGAAAAGCGGAAAAGACCTGGGAACCATTTCCAGATTTTG attcCATTCCCCATCTTTCCCATATCTGCCGGCTGAAGCTCAGGGCAGTGCTCGGACCAGATCGACTGATGAGGACCAGCGCCGTCCAGCAGCTCCCTGTTCCCTCCCTTCTTCACAGCTTCCTTCAGTTTAGGGACGTCCCAGAAGCTTCCCTCTCCAGCCCGCCAGCATCACCACTTTTAGATCGAATATGGGTTTTCCAGGATGCACACCAACATAGACATGTTCTATGA
- the c20h10orf88 gene encoding ATPase PAAT produces the protein MVDVSLKSGAAWVCPPGRHLADVLLPVHVRDGDEELGQSPGDQTNQPVLLQQTEDGCPCVLTLCCSSSAAISRLLVISEARTMELYNQIGEYCGTARGERDESVQPDSEDRGPFYRKQLILDLPSSACEVKLLSLAGRSSVLVCRVFVGLQRLQAGPVRGPGIDMEQVQCLVEEMGTGLSPGAQNLMEMVHFQQKNQTSSLGGFLPLLMGGGALSLLARGANTPPAAVSNQNQSAESTPPLGFISPADGTPVSENGAMSVGSTSSPDSVLSDINTENSASGDDRSLVNHAHLAEMMSQFLKGQQGQALTSGPDFLPVLQSVCGQVTQLRLDDAAAEKERQMRNGSWELDSAMERRLEEMERRLKEHVDRRLDALEQKLEKALLSALPLVALNQGGTSSSAGGAAASGPEEPSAPTPAMH, from the exons ATGGTGGACGTCTCACTGAAGAGCGGAGCTGCTTGGGTCTGTCCTCCAGGACGTCACCTGGCTGATGTCCTGCTTCCTGTGCACGTCCGTGATGGAGACGAGGAGCTGGGTCAGTCCCCGGGAGACCAGACAAACCA gcctgtgctgctgcagcagacggaggacgggtgtccctgtgtcctgacactctgctgcagctcctctgctgccATCAGCCGCCTGCTGGTCATCAGCGAGGCTCGGACCATGGAGCTGTACAACCAGATAGGAGAATACTGTGGAACGGCTCGGGGGGAGAGGGATGAGAGCGTCCAGCCGGACAG TGAAGACAGAGGACCTTTCTACAGGAAGCAGCTGATCCTGGATCTCCCATCTTCTGCTTGTGAAGTGAAG CTGCTCTCCCTGGCTGGTAGAAGCAGTGTCCTGGTCTGTCGAGTCTTCGTGGGTCTTCAGCGGCTGCAGGCCGGCCCAGTCCGTGGCCCCGGCATTGACATGGAGCAGGTGCAGTGTCTGGTTGAAGAGATGGGAACGGGCCTCTCACCTGGAGCACAGAACCTCATGGAAATGGTCCATTTCCAACAAAAG AACCAGACCAGCTCTCTGGGGGGTTTCCTGCCTCTCCTGATGGGGGGTGGAGCTCTGTCTCTCCTGGCTCGAGGAGCAAACACCCCCCCAGCAGCCGTCAGCAACCAGAACCAGTCTGCAGAATCCACG CCTCCACTGGGCTTCATCAGCCCTGCAGACGGAACTCCAGTGTCTGAGAACGGAGCGATGTCCGTgggctccacctcctctccagaCTCCGTGCTGTCTGACATCAACACTGAGAACTCAG CCAGCGGTGATGACAGGAGCCTGGTGAACCACGCCCACCTGGCAGAGATGATGTCACAGTTCCTGAAAGGTCAACAGGGACAGGCGCTGACCTCGGGCCCTGACTTCCTGCCCGTGCTCCAGAGCGTCTGTGGTCAGGTGACGCAGCTGAGACTGGATGATGCTGCCgcagagaaggagaggcagaTGAGGAACGGCAGCTG GGAGCTGGACTCAGCCATGGAGCGGCGTCTAGAGGAGATGGAGCGGAGGCTGAAGGAGCATGTGGACCGTCGCCTGGACGCTCTGGAGCAGAAGTTGGAGAAGGCCCTGCTGAGCGCTCTGCCGCTGGTGGCTCTTAACCAGGGAGGAACGAGCAgctcagcaggaggagcagccgcCAGCGGACCTGAGGAGCCGAGTGCTCCGACTCCTGCCATGCACTGA